TCGAAAAACGGGGTGGCCAGCACGTTCAGATCCGCCTCACACGCATTGCAGCCCCCTGCTGACACCTGGCGCAGCTGCAAAGACCGGCCGAACAGTTTTTTGAAATGCTGTTTGGAATGCCGGGCCAGATCCGGCAGGGTTCCGTCCGTGAGCAGATCGGCCCGGCTGGAAGTGGCAATTTCAAAATCACGGGTAAAGGTGACGAACTTTTTTTCAGACACTCGTTCACACGTGCCGCAGAACACGCACCGTCCCATATCGATCCTTTTTTTGTCAACATCGATGGCATCCTGGGGACAGGCATCGGCACAGGCCTGAATCACGGAAGGATCCGCATCCTTATTGATATCGGGCCGTCCCCGGTACCGGGGAAACACGGCGGGTTTTTCTTTGGGGTAGTTACAGGTGCGATACCCTTGTTCAAACCGGTTTTTCAGTACACTGAGCATGGTGACAAACTTTCTTTATTAGTAAACATCACAGATCAAACCCGCAGTAGGACAGGTTGAAGCTTTTATTGTTCAAGGGAAAATCCGAAATACCGGTGTCCTGCAGCGCCATGGCTAGGCCGTTCCAGTTGTGAAAGGACGGGTCCTTGACCTTGTACCGCAGAATATGGCCGGTGTCATCCGTGAGAAGCGCATGGGACACTTCGCCCCGCCAGGCTTCGTTCAAGGTGACGCTCAGGCTGTCCGGCGGCAGGGCCGGCATCTGACCGGACACCACCCGGGTGGTCACAGGCCGGTCGATCAATGACTGGATCATCTCCAGGGACTGAAGCACCTCGTCTCTGCGCACCAGGGCCCGGGCATACACGTTTCCGGACGGTTTAGGGTTTTCCGGTACCTTCAGATACCCGTACCATTCCGTGGGAAACCAGCGCCGCACATCATAGGAAAGCCCGCTGGCCCGGCCGGCCGGTCCCACCAGCCCTAAGTGTCCGGCATCTTCAGTACTTACCCGCCCGCATCCTTCAAACCGGGCCCGCACCGTGGATGCACTGAAAATCAGTTCCAGCACATGTTCCACCTGGGGTTTGAGTTCCTCAATCCGGTCGTTCAGGGTTTTGCGGACCTCATCGTTCAGGTCGAACCGCACCCCGCCGGGCCGCACCAGGCCCTTGCCGAACCGGTTGCCGCACAAAAGCAGGGACAGGTTCAGAAAATCCCCCCGGATCCGGCCGAAATAATTGGCCGGCGGCAGAAACGCCACATCCATGCACAAGGCGCCCAAATCCCCGATATGGTTGGCCAGACGCTCCAGTTCCAGGGCAATGGTGCGGATGATCTTTGCCCCGTCATCCACATTCACCGATGCCAGGGCTTCCACGGCCTGGGCCATGCACAGTCCATGGCCGATGGTGGTGTCTCCGGCCATGTTTTCCGCCAGAATGGGCAGGCGTTTGGGTGTCACCTGCTGCAACAGGGTTTCCACGCCCCGGTGCTGGTATCCCAGCTGGATCTCCAGATGCAGGACCCGCTCCCCGATGCAGTTGAACCGGAAATGACCGGGCTCGATCACGCCGGCATGCACGGGCCCCACGGCCACTTCATGGATATCGTCTCCGGCCACCTGATAGTAGTCATAGTTGCCCGGAATATCCTGGGTATAATCATTGTTGAACACATCGGGTTTGTTGCGGAAGTTTTTGTGATACCGCACCATCTTGAGCCAGGGATGGCCCTGGGGACGGATGCCATACTGCTCGGCCATCTCCCGTTCAAACAGGTGAAACGGTTCACATTCTGACGTCAAAGACGGATACGTCTCAGGGGCATCACATCCGGCCGCCACCAGTTCATGGGTCCGCAGCACCATGAGAAACTTCAGGGTGCCGCCGTCCTCGTAGGCGAAAAACTGCACCACCTTGCCGCCGTTTTTCACGATATCCAGGGCCTGCGTCCGGAACGTGTCAAAGGGCAGATGAGGAATATCGGCCCGGGAAATGGGCCCGCCGTTGGGAATGGGTATAAACGCTTTCATTGCAGTCCTCCACCAATGGCATGCACGGCATCGACAATGGTCTGATACAGGGCATCCGGAATAAAAAAGCACAGAATCAGGGATGTCAGCAGCAGCACATACTGGGGCCATACCATGCCCGGGGGTTCCTTGAACAAAAAATTTTTGTGATCTGCTGCCGGTTGGGTGCCGGTTTCTGCCGGGGTGTCAAAGCAGATGGCCATGACCTGTCTGGCAAATCCGGCAAAGATCACGCACAGGCTGAAGATAAAGATGCCTGCGGCCAGATAATGGCCCGTTTTAAACGCCGCCATGATGATGAACAGCTCTCCGATGAAAATCCCGAATGGCGGGAACCCGGAGATGCCGGCAAACCCGGCGAAAAACGCCACAAATGTTTTGGGCATCTGTTTTGCCATCTGTCCGGTGTTGGCAATGAGCCGGTCCTTGTATCCCATCAGGATATTGCCGGAGGACAGAAACAGCGAGGATTTGATCAGGCTGTGGTGAATCATGCAGATCACGGCCCCATACACACCCAGTCCCCCGATGCCCGTGCCCAGGGCGATGATGCCCATGTTTTCGATACTGGAATAGGCCAGCATGCGCTTGTATTCGGTCTGTTTGAGAATATAGGTGGCCGCCGCCACAATGGACAGCAGCCCGAACACGATCAGGATGGTGCCGGAAAAATCACTCAACCCGGCAGATACCATGATCTTGTTGGTCTTGAAAATGCCTAAGTAAGCACAGTTCAACAGCACCCCGGACAGCAGGGCCGACGCCGGGCTGGGGGCTTCACTGTGGGCGTCGGGCAGCCAGGTGTGCATGGGGGCCAGCCCCATTTTGGTGCCGTATCCCACCACGATAAAGATAAACCCGGCCTTGAGCCATGCCGGATCCAGCTGTGCGGCCACGGGGGTCAGGGCGGAAAAGGACATGGCCGCGGTCACGCCCCCCAGTTCCATGGAGAATGTGAGAAACAAGGACCCTACCAGGGCCATGGCAATGCCCACCGAACAGATGAGCACATATTTCCAGGTGGCTTCCAGGGAAGCCCCGGACCGGTGGGTATAGATCAGAGGGGCACTGGCCAGGGTGGTGGCTTCAATGGCAATCCACAGCACCATGATGTGATCCGACAGCGTCACCATGGTCATGGTGGACAAAAACAGCAGCATGAACCCGGTAAAGATGTTTTCGGATTTCAGGCCGTGGGCCGCCAGATACCCCGTGGTGTAGATACTGATCAGAAAAAACAGCAGCGAGATCACCAGAAGAGACAGCAGCCCTTCCGGGGTCACGGCAAAATATTCAGCAAACCAGGCCTGGGGGGTGTTTTTCCACAACAGCAAAGACAGTACCAGGTGGACCGCACCCGTCAGCACCAGCAGCTGACGGCTGACGGCTGACGGCAAAACAAAGGCCAGCAGGCCGGTGACAAACGGGGTGATAAAAACCAATTCAACCATAAGGGCCGTTCCTATTCTTTCAGGGTTCTCAGAAGCGAGGTATCCACATCATCAAAGGTCTGCTTGATGTTCTGGAGGATCACGGCCATGATCATGACCCCGGCCAGCACATCCAGCAGGATGCCGAATTCCACGATATGCCGTGCCCGCACCGAAAAGGTGGTGCCCATCAGGTAGATCCCGTTTTCCAGCATGATATACCCGATCACCATGGCAATGGCGTTTCTTCTTGCCATCAGCAGAAACATGCCCGTGACCAGCAAAGAGATGGCAGCCGGAAACAGCAGCCGGGAGTCACTGATGGAGGGGATGTTCAGATACCTGGAAATGACGGCGGCGGCCACGATCAGGCCCAGGCCGAAAAACAACGAAGCATGATACCCCACAATGGGAGCCACATCCCGCTGGATGGCCACTTTCCGGATGGCCAGGTGAATGCTCAACGGAATGAGCACCCCCCGGATCACCAGGGTGGCAATGGTGAAAATAACGGCTCCGGTTGCCATATGCGGGGTGATGAAAAAAGGAATGATGGACACCACGATGCCCTGAAACGCCATCACCTTGATCAGGGCCGGCACCCGGCTGGAACCGAATGCGAACAGCACGGACAACAGCACCAGGGTCAGCAAAGTGTCAACGGTATAAAGGGTCATTGAATCAGCTCCAGGGTAATGATGGTTGCAAAAAACGCCAGGGCAAACGAGGTCAGCACGAACTGGGGCACCTTGTCCATGCGGTACCGGGCAATGGTGGACTCGATAATTCCCACCACCAGATAAACAATGACCAGCCCGGCAATGAAAACCAGGATGCCCGCGCCGGGGATGCCGGTCTCAAAGGGCAGGATCAGCCCGGACAGAATGGCGGCGTAAAAAAACAGTTTGCAGAACGATCCCAGCTCGATAAGGGCAAAATCCGGCCCGCTGTGATCCAGAACCATGACTTCGTGGATCATGGTCAATTCCAGATGCGTGGCCGGATCATCCACAGGCACCCGGGAGGTTTCCGTCACCAGAATGATGAAAAACGCGATCACGATGAACAAAAGCGACGGTCCGGCGATCTGCCACAGACCCAGGGTGCCGGTGCCGGAAAAATAGGCGGCAAACGACAGTTCCCCGGTCAGGCGGTAAAAGAAAATCAGGATCATGAACATGGCCGCTTCACAGATGATGGGAAAAAACGCTTCCCTGGCCGCACCCATGCCCTCAAAGGGCGAGGCCGTGTCCATGGCCGCGGCAATGGTGAAAAACCGGCCCAGTCCCAGAAGGTACAGCACGAAAATTACATCCCCGTTAAAGGAGATCACGGGCATGTGACCGGCCAGGGGCAGAAACAGCAAAGCGGCCAGGGCTGCGGCACAGGAGACCACGGGTCCCATTTTAAACACCGGCGTGGTGCTGACGCTGTAAACCGATCCTTTTTTAAACAGCTTGATCAATGTGTAATAGTTGATCAGCAGCGGCGGCCCTTTTTTTCCGCCGAAAAACGCTTTGACCTTGAGGATCACGGCCGAAAAAAACGGTGCCGTAAAAACAGCAGCCAGCCAGAGCACAATGGATTCAAACATATACACTCCCTGCGTGGTTGATGAAGGTTATATGAAAGTTTTAAGTGTCATTATTTATTGGGGTCTCTGAGGCTAGGGGTGTTATATGAAAAACAGCAGGAGCACAATGGCCAGTAAAATATATCCGATGTACAGGTGGATGTCCCCGTGCTGGATCCATCTGAGCCGGTCAAACAGAAACTGCACCGGCCGGATCACTCCCGGCGCCATGCAGCGTTCCGCAATGTCATGCACCCGGCTTTCATATCGGGTGGATGCCGGAAACCGGCCGGCAACGGGCGGATGTTGTTCTTCAATGGGGGCGGCCGGACGGAAAAACCGCACCATTTCAAAAGCATAGGACGCGCCCGTGTACTGCATTTTAGGAGTGGGCCGGGTAAACCCGCACCCCCAGGTCCCGGACCGGGATATGGGTTTGGCCCGGTAAAACCAGGACCGCAGACCGGCCATTCCCAGCACCAGTAAAACAATGACAAACGCCCCCAAAGTGATGTGACCCGTGATCTGGGCAAACGGTGCGACAGGAATTCTGGCATACCCCAGGTTCAGCGCGGACACGGCAGACAAAGACAGATTGAAAAACCATCCGGGAAACACCCCGATGATGACACAGGCCGTTCCCAGACCCCCCATGGCCCACAGCATGGTGGTGCCGGACTCGGTCCGGTTCCGGGCCGCTTCGGTCCGGGGTTCCCCCTGGAACACGATGCCCAGAACCCGGGTAAAACAGGCCAGGGCCAGTCCCCCGATCACAGCCAGGCCGATGATGGCGGCCACACTCACGGCAAACGGAATCTTATCCAGGGCAATGCCCTGGAACCCGCCCAGATACACCACGAACTCTCCGGCAAACCCGTTGAAAGGCGGCAAACCGCAGATGGCCAGAGACCCGATGATAAAAGCAAACCCGGTGATTTTCATGGACTTGAGCAGTCCGCCCAGGGCATCCATGGACCGGGTGCCGGTCTGATGCACCACCATGCCGGCCCCCATGAACAGCAAAGACTTGAACAGGGCATGGTTGAGCACGTGAAACAAAGCCCCTGAAAATCCCAGCACGGCCATGACGGGATTGCGGGATGCCACCCCGACCATGCCCAGCCCCATGCCGATAAGAATGATCCCGATATTTTCCACACTGCTGTAAGCCAGAAGCCGTTTGATATCCGTCTGGCCCAGGGCATACACCACCCCGAGAATCCCGGACACCACCCCGGCGGTCACCACCAGGTATCCGAACGCCGGTGCCGGCAGTTCCAGCAAAGAATAGATGCGCAGAATCCCGTAGATCCCGGTCTTGATCATCACCCCGGACATGACGGCGGAAATGTGACTGGGTGCGGCCGGATGGGCATGGGGCAGCCACACATGAAAGGGAAACACCCCGGCTTTGGAGCCGAACCCGATGAAAAACAGCACAAATGCCAGTATTTTGGCGCCCTCGGTCAGGGTATGCACATCCGTGAACCCGAAACTGCCCGTGTATTTATAAAAAATCCCGAACCCCGCAAAAATGAACATGGCCCCCACATGGGAAAACACGAAATACAGATATCCGGCGTACCGGTTTTCTTTTTTCCGGTAATCGTGGATCACCAGAAAAAATGAAGACAATGACATGATTTCCCAGGACAGCATGAATGTGATGATGTTGGCCGCCGTCACCACCAGGGCCATAGATACCACCAGAATGGAAAAGAAAAACGCGGTCACGGCTGTTTTCACGGGAGCGGCAGCATCTTGTGTGTAATGAAAACTGTACACCGCCGCCATCAGGCACACCAGAAAAATCACGGCCAGAAAAAAAGCGGACAGGGTATCCATTTCAAATGCCAGAAAAAACAGGTTCAGATACTGAAACGATACCGAATGGGTGACCGATCCCATGAGCGTGGTCACAGCAGCCGCCAGACCCCACACACATCCGGCACTGATGAGCAGGGTGGCCCCGGCTCTTGAAAACAGGTGATGGCGGGCGGATACCAGGGACACAAGCCCTCCGGCCAGGATCAGACTGATGGCTGCAAAAAAATGACTCATCAATTTTCATTCCCTCATTTTTTGAGTATTTTTGAAGTCAGGAGACGATTTTAATCAAGTTCCGGATTTCAATATGGGAAAAATGGGGGATTGTCAAGTCATTGACAAAATTTGTTTCAATTTGAAACAAATCAATGGCGGTACACCACGGGCCGGTCATCTGCGCCGATGTCAATACCCACGGTATCACCGGTCTTGAAACCGAGCCGCTTGAAATCCCTGACCACGGCATCGTGGCGGTCCGCATGCCAGAAGGTGCACCACAACGGATTTCGTACCGTGTCAATGCCATAGGCATCATGACTGCAAAGATTCACCCGGAACTTGTCCCTGGCAATCAGGGTGTCGGCTTCGGCCAGAAAAATATCGATCTTGTACAAGTTGTTGTGCAGTGCCTTGGAAAGGGCTTTCTGCTGGTCCGGAAAATCATCCAGATAATGGTTGGCAATCTGATACAGATCGCCGGAGTCTTGAATGGAAAATCCCAGCACGGCAAACCGCTGGTGTCTGAGGGCAAACGATTCCAGGTCGGCTTCATATTCCGCCACGCGGTCGACAATATTTTTTACCCGGGTTTCAGGGGCTGCTTCAGACTGGACCAGGTCTTCACACAGGCTGATGACATCGATATAAAATGCCTTGTTGTCCATCACATATACGGACCGTTCCCGGTAGTTGCGCTGTTTTCGAATACGCCGGACCCCATCCAGGCGGACGGACCGCTCACTGAGCTTTTCTTCCAGGGTCTCGATGCGAGAAATATCCTTGGCCTGGACCACATGAATGTCCCCTTCCGTGGAAATAATATATTCGATCTCGCATTTGAACCCCAGTCGCTTCTGAATGGCCCGGGAGAGTTGATACAGGCTCCGGTCATGGGGCACCCGGGTGATATGGGGTTCGGTCTGCACTTTCTGATTTCTGTTTCTGCAATACCCGAATTCCCAGTGGTTGTGAATCATTTTGGCCATAACGGATGACCCGTTGACAAACGGCATCACAATCACGCCCATTTCCTGGAGATCGATGGGCGGGGCATTGTTGAAAATCTGCTGTCGTCTGATGGACAGGTGCTTGGCCGTCTCTGCCAGATTGATGATCCGGTTGCGGGCATAGATGATTCCCCCGATATCCGCATAGGTTTCCAGCGAATCGAATGTGCCGCCCTTATACTCGGACTCCTGGGGATGCGCGCTTCTGGCGATCACCTTAAAGCTTTCCCGGTGAACATCCAGAAACGCTTCCAGGGCCTTGAAATCCTTGGTTTCAAATTTTTTGGCCGATACATACACAAACTCAGGCACATTAAACCCATTGGCTTTGAGTTTTTCCAGCAGCTTTGCCTTTTCCGGCACCTTGTTTTCCATGTTTCGCCTTGACTTTTGGACCTAAGTTCTTTAATTAATTTTCACCTAAAGGATCTTGAAGAAGATGTCAATTTAGATAGGTAACATATGTTAAAATGGAATGCAATACCCGGCCCGGCCCGGGATATTCATAAAGAAAGCACCCGGCTATGGGACTGAAAATTCTGTTGGTGGATGATGAACAGGAATTTGTTGAAACCCTGTCTGAGCGTCTCCAGATGCGGGATATGGATTCTCATGCCGTGTTTGACGGGAAAACCGCGCTGGCACAGGTGCAGTCCCACCCCCCCCAGGTCCTGATCATTGACTTAAAAATGCCGGGTATGGACGGTATTCAGGTGTTGCAGCAGGTGAAACAGACCCATCCGTTTATTCAGGTGATTGTCCTGACCGGACATGGGTCGGAAAAAGACCGGAAAACCTGCATGGATTTAGGGGCATATGCGTATTTCCAGAAACCCGTTGATATCGACCAGTTAAATACCGCCATCCGGCAGAGTCATGAAAAAACCTTGACGGACCCACGGGATTCCATGGGGTTTGGCCGGCCTGTTGACAAAGGGTTTTACCAGCCATGACGCCTTTGCAGCGACTCAAACCCGCATTCTGGAATCTGCCGGATGATCCCGGCAATCACAGCGGGTTGAATCTCAAACGCAAATGGAAACTGATTGTTCTGCTCACCTCAATTCTGGCACTTTCTCCTTTGATCATCATGACCCTGGTGGATTTCAACCTGACCCGGCGCACCATTGAAACGGAATCCAACACCCGCATGCTTTCCAGCCTTCAGACCCTTGCCCGTATCATGGGCGCCTCTTTAGCGGAAAATCCGTCCACGGCCTGTGCCGAAACCCTGTGGCAAAAGGCCTTTCACCAGTTGAACACAAGACGGCACAACGATTTGTTTCTCATTGATGCCGCCGGCGACCTGGTGACCCCGTCGTTTCACTATGGCCGGGATCCCGGGCTGAACGCGCTGGATCCCCGCCTTTTAACCCAAACGGATGGGATCCTGGATTTGCAAACCCCGGACGGGACGGCCGTGCTGGCCGGATATGTCAAAATCACGGGCACACCCCTGACCCTGGTCCAGCTGCGACCGGCGGACTGGCTCAAAGATCTGTGGCTCAAACCCCGGCTCAAGCTGCTCTGGTTTTTATGTGTGAGCATTGTTTTAATCGTGTTGTCCATCATGGGGATGGCCACGTATCTGGTGAACCGGATTCACGTCACGGAACGCCGACGAATCGAAGCCCTTCACCACGAAGAACATGCCAACCGCCTGGCTTCCATCGGCCGGCTGGCCTCGGGCGTGGCCCATGAGATCAATAATCCCTTAGACATCATCAACCAGAAAACCGGACTGATCGTCGATCTATTGACCTTAAAAAAACAAACCCGACCGGACCCGCGCGTCTTACCTCTTGCGAAAGATGTGCTGGATGCAGTGAAACGCTGCGGCACCATTACCCGTCAACTGCTGGATTTTGCCCGGCATATGGAACCCAGCACCGAACCCGTGGATATCGAAGAAGTGATCTCCCAGGTACTGGCCCTGGTGGAAACGGATGCCCGTCACCGGGGCATTGCCATCCGGGTGCCCCCCATTCCGGCCGTGCCCGGATTTGAATGTGACCGCAGCAGTCTGCTCCAGATTTTTCTGAACCTGGCGGAAAACGCCATTATCGCCATGGAATCCAAAGGCGTTCTGACCATTGACGTGTCCATACAAAAAACCGGTTATGTGACCATCAGCGTGGCTGATACGGGCAAAGGCATTTCTCCGGAAGAACTGCCCAAAATTTTCGAACCGTTTTACACCTCCCGAAGCGACCGCTGGGGTGCGGGCCTCGGTCTGGCCATCACCTATGGCCTGATCCGGGAAATGGGCGGAGACATCACCGTGAAAAGCACGGTGGGCAAAGGCACCCGATTTGTTTTAACCCTGCCCGTGAAAGCGGTCCGGCAGACCGCATCCGATGGGTCACTCCAGCTGCCCAAAAACGAAATACCTGTCAAAACTGCGAATGAAAACAACATCCAGGGAGCCGCCCATGTCACCAAACAATGATCCGTGTCCGGAAACCGATCGCCTTGCTGATATGGCGGATGTCAAATTTTTCGGTGCCCTTGCCGCGGCCATGACCCATGACATGAAAAATGTGCTGGCCATTATCAATGAAAATGCCGGGCTTTTAGGGGATCTGGCCGTAAAAGCCCAAAAAAAAGCAACGCCCATTGATCCATTGAAAGCATCAACCATCAGTGAAAAGATCCGAAAAAATGTGACCCGGGCCGATACTATGATGAAGCGGTTCAACCGGTTTTCCCACAGCATGGATCATGCAGAGGAATTTGTGGACATGGAGGAAACGGTGATGCTTGTGGCAAGCCTTTCGGAACGGATCATCCGCCGGCACGGAGGCACCCTCACCGTGATTCCCCCGCCCGTTCCCTGCCGCATCCATGCCCGGCGGTTTGTTGTGCTTCATCTGATATTCAGGGCACTGGATATTTTATGCTGCAATCACGCCGATCCTGCATCTGACATTCAAAAACAGATGACGGTTCGGTTCGGCAGTGAGTTAACACGGCCTGAAATCTGTTTTACCCGGGATCCCGGTTTTATGATTAAAAGGGACGCCCTGTTTGACAGCCCCAAAGACCGGGCCTTACTGGCCCATGTAAAAATGAAAGTCAAAATGATGGATGCCGGGGCCGGATTCTGTCTGTGCACGGCCCGGCCTGAACATGGATGAGTTTTGCCGGGATAAAATCGGCAATCAGATTTTGGAATAAAGGAGAAAATCATGTCTGAAAAAGTGTTACTGGTGGATGATGAAAAAGAGTTTTTAGATATCATGTCCGAACGGATGCAAGAACGGGGAATGACCGTCAAAACCGCAGACTCGGCAGACCAGGCCATGGCCATGCTGGAAAAGGAAAGTTTTGATGCCATTGTCATGGATTTTAAAATGCCGGGTATGGACGGGATTCAGGCGTTGAAAAACATCAAGACGAAAAAACCGGAGCTGCAGATCATTTTGCTCACCGGATATGCCACCGTGGAAAAAACCGTGGAAGCCATGAAAATCGGTGCCACGGATCTGCTGGAAAAACCGGCGGATCTGGAGAAACTGGCCGCAAAAATCAAACAGGCCAAAGCCGAAAAAATGCTGGTGGTGGAAAAACAGACGGAAGACAAAATCAAGGACATCCTCAAGCGGTTTGGTGGATGAGTTCACTTAAGTTCCCTGACATTTTCTTGACAAAAACCGATTATCTGCATTATTACAGATCGGTAAATATGAATTTAAGGCGAGGATAAAGGCCTGCCAATAGATAGTGAGAAAGAAACGCACATTGATTGATTTACCCAAGATTTATTTACCCAAAAATTTAGGAGTGACATGAATACAAAAGCAACAGCCTCATCCGGCATTCAGATAGACTGGAAGCGGATCATGTTTCTGATGATTGGAATTATACTGTTTTCCGTGGTGTACTATTCTCCGCCCTGGCCGGATGCACTGGATCCCATGGGCAAGGCGTTCACTTTATCTCCCCAGGGCAAAGGAGCCATTGCCCTGTTTCTTTTGGCCGGCACCTGGTGGGTGTTTGAAGTGGTACCCATCGGTGTCACCGGCCTGGCCATCGGCGTGGTCCAGGCCCTGTTTTTCATCCGGCCGGCTGCGGATGCATTCAAGGATTTCATGGATCCGTCCGTATTGTTTATCTTCGGATCGTTGATCATCGGCACGGTGTTCACCAAGGTAGGTATCACCCGGCGCCTGGCCTATAAAATGCTCATCATCGTGGGAGAACGCACCTCCATGATCTATCTGGGCTGTTTTGTGGTCACGGCCCTGCTCACCCATGTCATGGCCCATACGGCCGTGGCCGCCACCATGTATCCTTTGCTGCTGTCCATTTATGCGTTGTACACGGATGAAGAAGGCCCCACCAAATTCGGCAAAGGGCTGTTCATGGGCATGGCGTTCGTGGCCGGGGCAGGGAGTATTATCACTTTGCTGGGAGCGGCCCGGGGCATTGTGGCCTTGGGATTCTATGAAGAAATTACCGGAAAATCGGTGTCTTTTTTCGAACTGACCTATTACATGTTTCCCATCGGCTGGGGGATGGTCTTTATCTTATGGGGATTTTTCATGGTGTTTTTCAAACCGGAAAAAGCCGTAATTCCGGGACTGCGGGAAAAAGCCAAACAGCTCAGCCATGAAATGGGATCGTTCACCCGCCATGAGATCATTGCCACGGGCATCATCTTCGGTGTGATTCTGTTTCTTTCCCTGCAATCCTTTATCCCGGTGTTAAAGCCGTTCAACAAGGCAGCAGTGCTCCTGGTCTCCACCATCTTATTTTTCATCGTGGGTATCCTGGATATCGGCGACTTGGAGGATGTGCCCTGGAACATTATCCTGCTGTTTGCCGGTGCCATGAGTATGGGCTTCTGTTTGTGGCAGACCGGGGCTGCAGAATGGCTGGCCATCAACTGGCTGAGTTTTTTCCAGAATGCCCACTGGTTCGTGTTTGTCATGGCCATTGCTTTTTTTGTCATGGTGATGACCAACTTTATCATGAATGTGGCCGCCATTGCCATTTCCGTGCCAGTGGCCCTGGTGGTGGCGCCTTACCTGGGCGTGGCCGCCGAAGTCATCGTATTTGCGGCCCTGGTCACCGCGGGCATGCCGTTCCTGCTCCTGGTGGGCGCGGCCCCCAATGCCATTGCCTATAACTCCGGACAGTTCACAAGCGGTGAGTTTTTCGGATACGGCATTCCAGCCAGTATTCTGCTCATGGCCCTGGTGGCCCTGGCCGTGCTGCTGATCTGGCCCCTGTTGGGCATGCCGATTCTTCTATAAATCAAGATCACTGATTAAACCGGTGCATTGACGATATGTTGTCAGTGCACCGGTGATTAATCAGACATGGCTGCGGTTTTGACATAGCGGGGCAGGTAAAGGATGAAACGGGTTCCCTGCTGCGGCGTGCTGGTCACCTGAATGAACCCATGGTTTTGTTTGACAATGCCGTATACGGTTGCCAGGCCCAGTCCGGTTCCTTTTTCAGGTGCTTTGGTGGTGTAAAACGGTTCAAAGATTCTTTCTCTGGTCTGGTCATCCATGCCGCACCCGTCATCCGTGACCGTCAACGTCACAAAGTCACCCGGAATAAAACCGGGATGTCGGGAACAAAAATGGTCATCCAGCCGGGTATTGTCTGTTTCAACCACGACCCGGCCCGCCGTATCTACGGCATCTTTTGCATTCACACACAAATTGAGCAGTACCTGATCGATCTGGGATGGATCCATAAAAAGATCCCACAACCCAGGTTTCGGATGCCATGACAATTGAATGTCTTTTCCCGTCACCTGGTCCAGCATCTTAAGCATGCCGTCGATGGTTTCATTAAGATCCAGGACACGGGGTG
Above is a window of Desulfotignum balticum DSM 7044 DNA encoding:
- a CDS encoding proton-conducting transporter transmembrane domain-containing protein, which produces MSHFFAAISLILAGGLVSLVSARHHLFSRAGATLLISAGCVWGLAAAVTTLMGSVTHSVSFQYLNLFFLAFEMDTLSAFFLAVIFLVCLMAAVYSFHYTQDAAAPVKTAVTAFFFSILVVSMALVVTAANIITFMLSWEIMSLSSFFLVIHDYRKKENRYAGYLYFVFSHVGAMFIFAGFGIFYKYTGSFGFTDVHTLTEGAKILAFVLFFIGFGSKAGVFPFHVWLPHAHPAAPSHISAVMSGVMIKTGIYGILRIYSLLELPAPAFGYLVVTAGVVSGILGVVYALGQTDIKRLLAYSSVENIGIILIGMGLGMVGVASRNPVMAVLGFSGALFHVLNHALFKSLLFMGAGMVVHQTGTRSMDALGGLLKSMKITGFAFIIGSLAICGLPPFNGFAGEFVVYLGGFQGIALDKIPFAVSVAAIIGLAVIGGLALACFTRVLGIVFQGEPRTEAARNRTESGTTMLWAMGGLGTACVIIGVFPGWFFNLSLSAVSALNLGYARIPVAPFAQITGHITLGAFVIVLLVLGMAGLRSWFYRAKPISRSGTWGCGFTRPTPKMQYTGASYAFEMVRFFRPAAPIEEQHPPVAGRFPASTRYESRVHDIAERCMAPGVIRPVQFLFDRLRWIQHGDIHLYIGYILLAIVLLLFFI
- a CDS encoding response regulator encodes the protein MGLKILLVDDEQEFVETLSERLQMRDMDSHAVFDGKTALAQVQSHPPQVLIIDLKMPGMDGIQVLQQVKQTHPFIQVIVLTGHGSEKDRKTCMDLGAYAYFQKPVDIDQLNTAIRQSHEKTLTDPRDSMGFGRPVDKGFYQP
- a CDS encoding sensor histidine kinase, which translates into the protein MTPLQRLKPAFWNLPDDPGNHSGLNLKRKWKLIVLLTSILALSPLIIMTLVDFNLTRRTIETESNTRMLSSLQTLARIMGASLAENPSTACAETLWQKAFHQLNTRRHNDLFLIDAAGDLVTPSFHYGRDPGLNALDPRLLTQTDGILDLQTPDGTAVLAGYVKITGTPLTLVQLRPADWLKDLWLKPRLKLLWFLCVSIVLIVLSIMGMATYLVNRIHVTERRRIEALHHEEHANRLASIGRLASGVAHEINNPLDIINQKTGLIVDLLTLKKQTRPDPRVLPLAKDVLDAVKRCGTITRQLLDFARHMEPSTEPVDIEEVISQVLALVETDARHRGIAIRVPPIPAVPGFECDRSSLLQIFLNLAENAIIAMESKGVLTIDVSIQKTGYVTISVADTGKGISPEELPKIFEPFYTSRSDRWGAGLGLAITYGLIREMGGDITVKSTVGKGTRFVLTLPVKAVRQTASDGSLQLPKNEIPVKTANENNIQGAAHVTKQ
- a CDS encoding response regulator — its product is MSEKVLLVDDEKEFLDIMSERMQERGMTVKTADSADQAMAMLEKESFDAIVMDFKMPGMDGIQALKNIKTKKPELQIILLTGYATVEKTVEAMKIGATDLLEKPADLEKLAAKIKQAKAEKMLVVEKQTEDKIKDILKRFGG
- a CDS encoding SLC13 family permease, translating into MNTKATASSGIQIDWKRIMFLMIGIILFSVVYYSPPWPDALDPMGKAFTLSPQGKGAIALFLLAGTWWVFEVVPIGVTGLAIGVVQALFFIRPAADAFKDFMDPSVLFIFGSLIIGTVFTKVGITRRLAYKMLIIVGERTSMIYLGCFVVTALLTHVMAHTAVAATMYPLLLSIYALYTDEEGPTKFGKGLFMGMAFVAGAGSIITLLGAARGIVALGFYEEITGKSVSFFELTYYMFPIGWGMVFILWGFFMVFFKPEKAVIPGLREKAKQLSHEMGSFTRHEIIATGIIFGVILFLSLQSFIPVLKPFNKAAVLLVSTILFFIVGILDIGDLEDVPWNIILLFAGAMSMGFCLWQTGAAEWLAINWLSFFQNAHWFVFVMAIAFFVMVMTNFIMNVAAIAISVPVALVVAPYLGVAAEVIVFAALVTAGMPFLLLVGAAPNAIAYNSGQFTSGEFFGYGIPASILLMALVALAVLLIWPLLGMPILL